One window of Chryseobacterium sp. JJR-5R genomic DNA carries:
- a CDS encoding RsiV family protein, whose product MKNTFAALALSSFFIFSACKKSESYTDHTGKTEVSRPQVFTVDSVQVKDSIQVKDSLKLRYYSRMLVFPSIKNKNLLDSIYFGDKNIRDFSKNGLHALLEKNKNEYFAKVKKDSKDFLSDFTFSEEWYSDTGMNMKSNKNGYLHIEYVWGSYEGGAHDNYGFSERVFDLKNNKKVELKDLTSMPESRLEALLMKNINKMNSGTTDSSGKVNNSEMLLVDVIPATENFYFDEKNLYFHYSPYEIAAFAAGDITIPVSWQELGDTVNPAFKERMKIN is encoded by the coding sequence ATGAAAAATACGTTTGCCGCTCTCGCACTATCTTCTTTCTTTATTTTTTCTGCCTGTAAGAAATCTGAAAGCTATACGGACCATACCGGTAAAACTGAAGTCAGCCGGCCGCAGGTATTTACAGTGGATTCCGTACAGGTAAAAGATTCCATACAGGTAAAAGATTCCCTTAAATTAAGGTATTATTCCAGGATGCTGGTTTTCCCGTCCATTAAGAATAAAAACCTGTTGGACAGTATTTATTTTGGGGATAAAAATATCCGGGATTTTTCTAAAAACGGACTTCACGCACTGCTTGAAAAAAACAAAAACGAATATTTTGCTAAGGTCAAAAAAGATTCAAAAGACTTCCTTTCAGACTTTACATTCTCTGAGGAATGGTATTCCGATACGGGCATGAACATGAAATCCAACAAAAACGGTTATCTTCACATCGAATATGTCTGGGGTTCATACGAAGGCGGTGCTCATGATAATTACGGGTTTTCAGAAAGGGTATTCGACCTGAAGAACAATAAAAAAGTTGAGCTGAAAGACCTTACCTCCATGCCTGAAAGCAGACTGGAGGCACTTCTGATGAAAAACATCAACAAAATGAACAGCGGGACTACCGACAGCAGCGGGAAAGTCAATAATTCAGAAATGCTTCTGGTGGACGTAATCCCGGCTACGGAAAATTTTTATTTTGATGAAAAAAACCTGTATTTCCATTACAGCCCTTATGAAATTGCAGCTTTTGCTGCAGGGGATATCACCATCCCGGTTTCATGGCAGGAACTTGGGGATACGGTAAATCCGGCATTCAAAGAAAGAATGAAAATTAACTGA
- a CDS encoding DUF3857 domain-containing protein, whose protein sequence is MMKILFIGALSVTSFYYAQNYPVAAIPENLKKNAGAVVRNENTTVEINKIDDIVYKKSSVITVLSKDAINYSLPRISYEKGDNVSNVKVVIYDEKGAKVKSYSKSDFTDIAANPQGTFYSNSRMLVLPFTSSSFPYTVEFSYELGNENTVFIPDFIPFYDYNISLEESNFRIINKSGINLRSKIYESPFNYTSVNVKSDGENKSYSYKNIPAIDNGNAVPSPQRIMPKVSFSLDKFNLEGRQGTIASWKDFGMWYYQNLLTPVSISTPQIKAEVASLHLSGTTEEKVKKIYQYMQNKTRYIFVALGIGGWQPMMPDEVQKKGYGDCKGLTNYMRTLLDEAGIPSYYAIINSTPSPVDFDKDFPKMAGNHVILMVPTEKGNIWLENTSQQIAFNHLGYSTTDRNVLMVKPDGIDIMQTPISSAEENKEKQTLYIKLNPDKTITGKGNFSYKGMQYDVNMMYLMLQEKEKIDVMKKVFSTLNFENLEMKDFNNDKNLAAIDFNLDFKASNYSKPVGNSFIFRAVPLYKDGIYYEDSARDLPFENRFSYQDEYEITYELPQNYYIEEMPQNGNVTSEFGSYKVSFEKQENKLVVKRSIQINKGIYPKEKYNDYVSFRRKILNADNSKILMSLKS, encoded by the coding sequence ATGATGAAAATACTTTTTATTGGAGCGCTTTCCGTGACTTCATTTTATTATGCCCAAAACTATCCGGTCGCTGCCATTCCTGAAAATCTCAAAAAGAATGCAGGTGCAGTAGTGAGAAATGAGAACACTACAGTTGAAATCAATAAAATTGATGATATTGTTTATAAAAAATCATCTGTAATAACAGTTCTCAGTAAGGATGCCATCAATTATTCACTCCCCAGGATTTCTTATGAAAAAGGGGATAATGTCTCTAATGTAAAGGTGGTGATTTACGATGAAAAAGGGGCTAAAGTAAAAAGCTATTCGAAAAGTGATTTTACGGATATTGCGGCAAACCCACAGGGCACTTTTTACTCGAACAGCAGAATGCTTGTTCTTCCTTTTACTTCTTCCAGCTTTCCCTATACCGTAGAATTCAGCTATGAACTGGGCAATGAAAATACAGTTTTTATTCCTGATTTTATCCCTTTTTATGATTATAATATTTCATTGGAAGAAAGTAATTTCAGGATTATCAATAAATCCGGAATCAATCTCCGTTCAAAAATATATGAGTCTCCATTCAATTATACTTCTGTGAATGTAAAATCAGACGGGGAAAATAAATCATACAGCTACAAGAATATTCCGGCAATTGACAATGGCAATGCTGTACCCTCTCCTCAGCGGATTATGCCCAAGGTAAGTTTTTCTTTAGATAAATTCAATCTGGAAGGCAGGCAGGGAACTATTGCTTCCTGGAAAGATTTCGGGATGTGGTATTACCAGAATCTACTGACGCCTGTTTCCATTTCTACCCCTCAGATAAAAGCAGAAGTTGCTTCCTTACATTTATCAGGAACTACAGAAGAGAAAGTGAAGAAAATATACCAGTATATGCAGAATAAGACCCGGTATATTTTTGTGGCCTTGGGAATCGGCGGTTGGCAGCCTATGATGCCGGATGAGGTTCAGAAAAAAGGCTATGGCGATTGTAAAGGTCTTACCAATTACATGAGGACACTTCTGGATGAAGCCGGAATACCGTCATATTATGCTATTATCAATTCAACCCCTTCGCCCGTGGACTTTGATAAAGATTTTCCTAAGATGGCAGGGAATCATGTTATTCTGATGGTTCCTACCGAAAAAGGAAACATCTGGCTGGAAAATACATCACAGCAAATCGCCTTCAACCATCTGGGATACAGCACCACAGACAGAAATGTTCTTATGGTAAAACCGGACGGTATTGATATTATGCAGACACCCATCTCCTCTGCCGAAGAAAATAAAGAAAAACAGACTCTCTATATTAAATTAAATCCCGATAAGACCATTACAGGAAAGGGCAATTTTTCTTATAAAGGAATGCAGTATGATGTCAATATGATGTATCTTATGCTTCAGGAGAAGGAAAAAATTGATGTGATGAAAAAAGTATTTTCAACATTAAATTTTGAAAATCTTGAAATGAAAGATTTTAATAATGATAAAAATCTGGCAGCAATAGATTTTAATCTGGATTTCAAAGCTTCCAATTATTCAAAACCGGTTGGCAACAGTTTTATTTTCAGGGCTGTGCCTTTATATAAAGACGGTATTTATTATGAAGACTCTGCCAGAGATCTTCCTTTCGAAAATAGATTTTCTTATCAGGACGAGTATGAAATTACCTATGAGTTACCACAAAATTATTATATTGAAGAAATGCCTCAGAATGGCAATGTTACTTCAGAATTCGGCTCATATAAGGTTTCTTTTGAAAAGCAGGAAAATAAATTAGTGGTAAAAAGATCAATACAGATTAATAAAGGCATTTATCCCAAAGAAAAATACAACGATTATGTAAGCTTCAGAAGAAAAATTCTAAATGCTGATAATTCAAAAATTTTAATGTCTTTAAAATCCTAA
- a CDS encoding transglutaminase-like domain-containing protein has protein sequence MKKILLLAFCSVNFIFVEAQKHRFLEPPEFSDADLSKQKSALDENAPAEILYKSLHFSIDNNTGNLVKKAFYRVKIYDKDKAEDWLNLEVPLYQNGSSQETLSKMKAFTYNLENGVSVTTKVDKSSKYKSKESKYVSISKFAFPNVKNGSVIEYQYEVNSPFRFIVPEILIETDTPSLYTEYVLDSPSNIAYNVNYTGFLNPKHREVEEKTMYGVNYRTYRFGYENVKGFKSEKFVNNDMNYRTKISAELHSTNFRELKLYSSSWEQIKERLYENEDFGGELKKTKLAKEHMPSGISGITDEMAKANAVFNYVKNTFTWNKDRGIYTEDGIKKMLETKTGNAAEINLFLVMLLRESGIKADPLTISTVSNGLINVASPNVSNMNFVIAAIKTKDGFHLFDATAKQSSIDQLPPRDWNQFGVLMAKDKVQQLSMVNAKTSFTYLTAQAKINDDGSISGTYSDRDTGTYAMFAKENYDDNADKYRKQYKDNFAIDFNDIDSKVLENGDFESTMKFSSENLIDKIGKKMIINPMLFLSKNSNEFDQTDARKYLIDFTSPFTRVKKIVLEIPDGYTIEEMPKNKKIITDDKEIEYSYIAEQKGRTLEVISTTKVLSPNYPKEYYPAFRQIWGVASKQENQVISLVKK, from the coding sequence ATGAAAAAAATCCTCCTTCTGGCATTCTGTTCAGTGAATTTTATATTTGTTGAAGCGCAGAAACACCGGTTCCTTGAACCCCCTGAATTCAGTGACGCCGATTTATCAAAACAGAAATCGGCACTGGATGAAAATGCTCCGGCAGAAATTCTATACAAATCCCTGCACTTCAGTATCGACAACAACACGGGCAACCTTGTAAAAAAAGCATTTTACAGGGTAAAGATCTATGATAAGGATAAAGCGGAAGACTGGCTGAATCTTGAGGTGCCCCTTTATCAGAACGGAAGCAGCCAGGAAACACTTTCCAAAATGAAAGCCTTTACTTATAACCTTGAAAACGGGGTTTCGGTGACCACAAAAGTTGATAAGAGCTCAAAATACAAAAGTAAAGAAAGCAAGTACGTATCAATCAGTAAATTTGCTTTTCCGAATGTGAAAAACGGATCGGTAATCGAATACCAGTATGAAGTGAATTCTCCGTTCCGGTTTATTGTGCCGGAAATCTTAATTGAAACCGATACGCCTTCCCTGTATACCGAATATGTTCTGGACAGCCCTTCCAATATTGCCTATAATGTGAACTATACCGGCTTTCTGAACCCTAAGCACCGGGAAGTGGAGGAGAAGACAATGTATGGCGTGAACTACAGGACATACCGGTTCGGCTATGAAAATGTAAAAGGCTTTAAAAGTGAGAAGTTCGTCAATAATGACATGAATTACCGGACAAAAATAAGTGCAGAGCTGCATTCCACCAATTTCCGGGAACTGAAACTGTATTCTTCATCCTGGGAGCAGATCAAAGAAAGGCTGTATGAAAATGAGGACTTCGGAGGAGAATTGAAGAAGACGAAACTGGCCAAGGAACATATGCCGTCCGGGATTTCAGGAATAACGGATGAAATGGCAAAAGCCAATGCCGTTTTTAACTATGTGAAAAACACGTTCACATGGAATAAAGACCGCGGGATTTATACGGAAGACGGTATTAAAAAAATGCTGGAAACCAAAACAGGGAATGCTGCCGAAATTAATCTTTTTCTGGTAATGCTGCTGCGTGAATCAGGAATCAAAGCAGATCCGCTTACCATTTCCACAGTAAGCAACGGCCTGATTAACGTTGCCTCGCCCAATGTCTCCAACATGAACTTTGTGATTGCGGCAATCAAGACAAAAGACGGCTTCCATTTATTTGATGCTACGGCAAAACAGTCTTCAATAGACCAGCTGCCTCCGAGGGACTGGAACCAGTTCGGGGTTTTAATGGCCAAGGACAAAGTACAGCAGCTGTCCATGGTGAATGCCAAAACAAGCTTTACCTATCTTACGGCGCAGGCAAAAATCAACGATGACGGAAGCATTTCAGGAACCTATTCGGACCGCGATACAGGAACATACGCTATGTTTGCCAAAGAAAATTATGATGATAATGCCGACAAGTACAGGAAACAGTACAAAGATAACTTTGCCATAGATTTCAATGATATAGATTCTAAAGTCCTGGAAAACGGGGACTTTGAAAGTACCATGAAGTTCTCTTCAGAAAACCTGATTGATAAAATAGGAAAGAAAATGATCATCAACCCGATGCTGTTCCTGAGCAAAAATTCCAATGAATTTGACCAGACAGACGCGCGGAAATACCTGATTGATTTCACGTCGCCCTTTACCCGCGTAAAAAAGATTGTCCTGGAAATCCCGGACGGCTATACCATTGAGGAAATGCCTAAAAACAAGAAAATCATTACCGATGACAAGGAGATTGAGTACAGCTACATTGCAGAACAGAAGGGCAGGACCCTGGAAGTGATTTCTACCACAAAAGTCCTAAGCCCGAATTATCCCAAAGAATATTACCCCGCATTCAGGCAGATCTGGGGCGTTGCCTCCAAACAGGAAAACCAGGTAATAAGCCTGGTGAAAAAATAG
- the gyrB gene encoding DNA topoisomerase (ATP-hydrolyzing) subunit B encodes MSQKQYTASSIQALEGMEHVRLRPSMYIGDVGVRGLHHLVYEVVDNSIDEALAGYCDTILVTIHKGESISVKDNGRGIPVDLHEKEQKSALEVVMTKIGAGGKFDKDSYKVSGGLHGVGVSCVNALSTLLVATVSREGKKYQQKYSEGKALTQVDEIGTTDERGTEVFFQPDNTIFQETVYNYDTLATRLRELAFLNRGITITLVDEREPNEDGSFAFEVFHSEGGLKEFVEYIDGNRESIMENVIFMEGERDDIPVEVAMRYNTSFNENLHSYVNNINTHEGGTHLAGFRRALTRTLKKYADDLGIPQKEKVEITGDDFREGLTAVISVKVMEPQFEGQTKTKLGNSEVSGAVDKIVGEMLTNFLEENPTEAKIIVQKVVLAAKARQAAKKAREMVQRKSPMGGSGLPGKLSDCSSKDPAESELFLVEGDSAGGTAKQGRDRFFQAILPLRGKILNVEKSMLHKVYDNEEIKNIYTALGVSVGTEEDSKALNMVKLRYHKVVIMTDADIDGSHISTLILTFFFRYMKELIENGYIYIAQPPLYLLKRGNKKIYAYNEKEREEFTLQLSPDGKGVEVQRYKGLGEMNPEQLWETTLNPENRILKQVTIDNAVEADSVFSMLMGDEVPPRREFIEKNAKYAKIDA; translated from the coding sequence ATGAGTCAAAAACAATATACAGCTAGCAGTATCCAGGCCTTGGAAGGTATGGAGCACGTTCGATTAAGACCATCTATGTACATTGGTGATGTAGGCGTAAGAGGTCTTCATCATTTGGTTTATGAGGTAGTAGATAACTCTATTGATGAAGCTTTAGCAGGATACTGTGATACTATTTTAGTGACCATTCATAAAGGGGAAAGTATCTCTGTAAAAGATAACGGAAGAGGGATCCCGGTTGACCTTCACGAGAAGGAACAGAAATCTGCCCTTGAAGTGGTAATGACCAAAATCGGGGCCGGAGGAAAATTTGATAAAGATTCTTACAAAGTTTCCGGAGGTCTTCACGGAGTAGGGGTTTCGTGTGTAAACGCACTTTCAACTTTACTGGTCGCTACGGTAAGCCGTGAAGGTAAAAAGTACCAGCAGAAATATTCAGAAGGAAAAGCGCTTACGCAGGTTGATGAGATAGGGACTACGGATGAAAGGGGAACAGAGGTTTTCTTTCAGCCGGACAATACCATTTTTCAGGAAACGGTGTATAATTATGATACGCTTGCGACCAGGTTACGTGAGCTGGCTTTCCTGAACAGAGGAATTACCATTACCCTTGTTGACGAAAGAGAACCTAATGAAGACGGATCGTTTGCTTTTGAAGTTTTCCATTCGGAAGGAGGTTTAAAGGAATTCGTTGAATATATCGACGGAAACCGCGAATCCATTATGGAGAATGTGATCTTCATGGAAGGGGAAAGGGACGATATCCCGGTAGAAGTGGCTATGCGATATAATACGTCATTTAATGAGAACCTTCACTCCTATGTCAACAACATCAATACCCACGAAGGAGGTACCCACCTGGCAGGTTTCAGACGGGCACTGACGAGAACGTTAAAGAAATACGCGGATGACCTGGGTATCCCTCAGAAGGAAAAAGTAGAAATTACAGGAGATGATTTCCGTGAAGGGCTGACTGCCGTGATTTCTGTAAAAGTAATGGAGCCTCAGTTTGAAGGACAGACTAAAACGAAATTAGGAAATTCCGAAGTTTCCGGGGCTGTAGACAAAATCGTAGGGGAAATGCTGACTAATTTCCTGGAAGAAAACCCTACCGAAGCAAAAATTATCGTTCAGAAAGTGGTTTTGGCGGCAAAAGCCAGGCAGGCTGCCAAAAAAGCCCGTGAAATGGTTCAGAGAAAATCACCAATGGGCGGTTCCGGGCTTCCTGGTAAGCTGTCTGACTGTTCATCCAAAGATCCGGCTGAATCCGAACTGTTCCTGGTAGAGGGAGATTCCGCAGGCGGAACGGCAAAACAGGGCCGTGACCGTTTTTTTCAGGCAATTCTTCCTTTGAGAGGTAAAATTCTTAACGTTGAGAAATCAATGCTTCACAAAGTATATGATAACGAAGAGATCAAGAATATTTATACCGCTCTTGGGGTTTCTGTAGGAACCGAAGAAGACAGCAAAGCCTTGAATATGGTTAAGTTGAGATATCATAAAGTGGTGATTATGACCGATGCTGATATTGACGGATCCCACATTTCAACATTAATCCTGACATTCTTCTTCAGGTATATGAAAGAACTGATTGAGAACGGATATATTTATATCGCCCAGCCGCCTCTGTATCTTTTAAAAAGAGGGAACAAGAAAATTTACGCCTATAACGAAAAAGAGCGTGAAGAATTCACTTTGCAATTGTCTCCGGACGGAAAAGGCGTTGAAGTTCAGCGTTATAAGGGTCTTGGGGAGATGAACCCGGAACAGCTTTGGGAAACCACGCTTAACCCTGAAAACAGAATCCTGAAACAGGTTACCATTGATAACGCAGTAGAAGCAGACAGTGTCTTCTCTATGCTGATGGGAGATGAGGTTCCGCCGAGAAGGGAGTTCATTGAGAAAAATGCCAAATATGCGAAAATTGACGCGTAG
- a CDS encoding DUF3857 domain-containing protein codes for MMKTLHRLSLISVLIVNVCLSQEHKFLVYPKFDEADLKKTHSLIEKDAPAEILYNSVRYNIKDISCEKTVYSKIKIYDKKRCDEWLNIEIPVMSGEMMSDFEVNVYNYPDNKIDKVTINKKDQLKENVVKGLKFYKLAIPNVKDGSVIEYSYKVTTGIFNVTHYLQQNIPVVYQEYNLEYPDSITYIFNTTGNNFKPRYHVSTLEDRLGMGYNIFRFGYENMKSSGKELFVKNSDRYRARIKPEVKRYATKYFTYDTAENWNKVSERLYDNENFGGFLKSNVKDVIPENIKNFYDPLERANKIFDFVKANYKWNRQYGVITSQNSRQLIKLKSGNSADVNLFLAALLRNAGLKADPLLISTVDNGILNITTPNINNLNHVIVSVNINNQIYFYDATSFNSKVNMLPERDWNDFGILTEKGKGTDLSFSNTNTSKKDLFIKANLDVENTEIKGNFTQITNGLYAIESYDEYDLNKDKYNQAFKTDFGTDVKEVNSRLLDNGDFESQMKFSSNTLIDVIGSKIILNPLLFLTVGNEQFDQTEERKNQIDFISAFTREKRVEITIPDGYKVSDLPKPKKIVTDDKEISYTYKVHFADNKITVLSKVDVLSQNYPKEYYPFFKQIWKIISDSENQVISLIKN; via the coding sequence ATGATGAAAACATTACATAGATTAAGCCTGATATCAGTATTGATTGTCAACGTATGTCTTTCTCAGGAACATAAATTTCTTGTTTATCCAAAATTCGATGAAGCAGACCTTAAAAAAACACATTCCCTGATTGAAAAAGATGCTCCTGCCGAGATACTTTATAATAGTGTAAGATATAATATTAAGGATATTTCTTGCGAAAAAACCGTTTATTCTAAAATTAAAATATATGATAAAAAGAGATGTGATGAGTGGTTAAATATCGAAATTCCGGTTATGAGTGGCGAAATGATGTCAGATTTTGAAGTCAATGTGTATAATTATCCAGATAATAAAATAGACAAAGTAACCATTAATAAAAAGGATCAACTTAAAGAAAATGTTGTAAAAGGATTAAAATTTTACAAATTGGCTATTCCAAATGTTAAAGATGGATCTGTAATAGAATATTCATATAAAGTGACCACAGGTATATTTAACGTCACTCATTATCTTCAACAGAATATTCCTGTGGTTTATCAGGAATATAATTTGGAATATCCTGATTCAATTACTTATATATTTAATACTACAGGTAATAATTTTAAACCGAGATATCATGTTTCCACTTTAGAAGACAGATTAGGAATGGGATACAATATTTTCAGATTCGGATATGAAAATATGAAATCCAGCGGAAAAGAATTATTTGTAAAAAATTCAGATCGTTACAGAGCGCGTATAAAACCGGAAGTAAAAAGATATGCTACAAAATATTTTACTTACGATACTGCTGAAAATTGGAATAAAGTGTCAGAAAGACTTTATGATAATGAAAATTTTGGAGGATTTCTAAAAAGTAATGTTAAAGATGTAATTCCTGAAAATATCAAAAATTTCTATGATCCGCTTGAAAGAGCCAATAAGATTTTTGATTTTGTAAAAGCTAATTATAAATGGAACAGACAATATGGTGTAATCACCAGTCAAAATTCAAGACAATTGATAAAGTTAAAATCAGGTAATTCAGCAGATGTCAATTTATTTTTGGCAGCACTTTTGAGAAATGCCGGACTTAAGGCGGATCCCCTTCTGATTTCAACAGTTGATAACGGAATTTTAAATATCACTACTCCGAATATCAATAATCTCAACCATGTTATCGTTTCCGTTAATATCAATAACCAAATCTATTTTTATGATGCTACGTCGTTTAATTCCAAAGTCAACATGCTTCCTGAAAGGGATTGGAATGACTTCGGAATCTTAACAGAAAAAGGAAAAGGTACAGATTTATCATTTTCCAATACAAATACCAGCAAAAAGGATTTATTTATTAAAGCAAATCTTGATGTTGAAAATACAGAAATTAAAGGAAATTTTACACAAATAACAAACGGATTATATGCTATTGAATCCTATGATGAATATGACCTAAACAAGGACAAATACAACCAAGCCTTTAAAACGGATTTTGGGACGGATGTTAAAGAGGTAAATTCAAGACTGCTTGATAATGGAGACTTTGAATCCCAGATGAAATTCTCAAGCAATACTTTAATAGATGTTATAGGCAGTAAAATCATTCTTAATCCTCTTCTGTTCCTTACGGTTGGAAATGAACAATTTGATCAAACCGAAGAAAGAAAAAATCAGATAGACTTTATCTCAGCATTTACAAGGGAAAAAAGAGTGGAAATTACAATTCCAGACGGATATAAAGTTTCAGACCTTCCGAAGCCAAAAAAGATTGTAACTGATGATAAAGAAATATCTTATACATACAAAGTACACTTTGCAGATAATAAAATTACTGTACTTTCGAAAGTAGACGTTCTTAGTCAAAATTATCCCAAAGAGTATTATCCTTTTTTCAAGCAAATCTGGAAAATCATTTCAGACAGTGAAAACCAGGTCATCAGTTTGATTAAAAATTAA
- a CDS encoding dicarboxylate/amino acid:cation symporter, giving the protein MKKKKIYQQLYFQVIIAIAAGILLGRFYPELGEKMKPLGDGFIRLVKMIIAPVIFITLTLGIAHMTDLKKVGRIAVKAMVYFFTFSTLALVIGLIVGNILQPGHGLHIDPASLSGDVSQYQQKAHESTLTGFIMNIIPETLFSPLVGENILQVLLVSVLMGVALVLTKEKSHKVTEFLQELSAPVFKIVHMLMKAAPIGAFGAMAFTIGKYGLHSVVNLIFLVGTFYITSALFVVLVLGAVAWYNGFNIFKLMYYLKEELLLVLGTSSSESALPGIMEKLEKAGCSRAIVGLVVPTGYSFNLDGTNIYMTLASLFIAQALDIHLPIEKQIILLLVAMLSSKGAAGVTGAGFVTLAATLAVVPEIPIAGMTLILGIDKFMSECRALTNVIGNSVATVVVANWEKQLDKNQLQYCLDHPNEVEKKLEV; this is encoded by the coding sequence TTGAAAAAGAAAAAAATTTACCAGCAGCTTTATTTCCAGGTCATCATTGCTATTGCTGCAGGCATCCTTTTGGGAAGGTTTTATCCCGAACTCGGTGAAAAGATGAAACCTTTGGGTGATGGATTTATCAGACTGGTAAAGATGATCATCGCACCTGTGATTTTCATCACCCTTACGTTAGGGATCGCGCATATGACCGACCTTAAAAAAGTAGGAAGAATTGCGGTTAAAGCCATGGTCTACTTTTTCACATTCTCCACACTGGCACTGGTTATCGGTTTGATTGTAGGGAATATCCTTCAGCCCGGCCATGGCCTGCACATTGACCCGGCAAGTCTTTCAGGCGACGTTTCACAGTATCAGCAAAAAGCCCATGAATCTACCCTCACCGGCTTCATTATGAATATTATTCCTGAAACCTTATTCAGTCCTTTAGTTGGGGAAAACATCCTGCAGGTACTGCTTGTGTCCGTTCTAATGGGCGTTGCCCTGGTCCTGACAAAAGAAAAGAGCCATAAAGTAACCGAATTTTTACAGGAGCTTTCGGCCCCGGTTTTTAAAATTGTGCATATGCTGATGAAGGCAGCGCCCATCGGAGCTTTCGGAGCCATGGCCTTTACGATCGGGAAATACGGCTTGCATTCCGTAGTAAACCTTATTTTTCTGGTGGGCACTTTTTACATTACTTCTGCGCTGTTTGTGGTGTTGGTGCTTGGCGCAGTTGCCTGGTATAACGGCTTTAACATCTTTAAATTAATGTATTACCTGAAGGAAGAACTTTTACTGGTTTTGGGAACAAGCTCTTCCGAATCTGCCCTTCCGGGAATTATGGAGAAGCTGGAAAAAGCGGGCTGTTCCAGAGCCATTGTCGGGCTGGTGGTGCCAACCGGGTATTCTTTCAACCTGGACGGAACCAATATTTATATGACGCTGGCTTCCCTGTTTATTGCCCAGGCGCTGGATATCCACCTTCCGATTGAGAAACAGATTATCCTGCTGCTGGTTGCCATGCTGAGCTCAAAAGGTGCCGCGGGAGTTACAGGTGCCGGATTTGTCACATTGGCAGCTACCTTAGCCGTAGTGCCGGAAATTCCTATTGCGGGAATGACCCTTATTTTAGGAATTGATAAATTCATGAGCGAGTGCCGTGCCTTAACGAATGTCATCGGGAATTCCGTAGCTACCGTGGTGGTTGCCAACTGGGAAAAACAGCTGGATAAAAACCAGTTGCAGTATTGCCTGGACCATCCGAATGAAGTGGAGAAAAAACTGGAAGTGTAA
- a CDS encoding diacylglycerol/lipid kinase family protein, translating into MLSHPEAFSNFASMEKVAFIINPFSAKKNYQPFLNELKAKVQNPLYYISESIPGTDEFIRTHFNDVDIFVAIGGDGTISTVARNIIHTDKVLAIFPAGSGNGFSHETRFSKNLDELLEKLKVRNSRKIDTFTVNGLLSINVSGTGFDGKVVKEFEKTTRGFKNYIKVSLKTFFRYKPIKLKFLNEEYKQYNGKYLMVNIANTRQFGNHAYIAPQASKSDGLVDMVLVKKFPLTYSALFAFRMFTKKLREDNYITYLPVSEAEFKVNTKNWHLDGEFNKIKSPVHIKVQPSSLSILV; encoded by the coding sequence ATGCTTTCCCATCCGGAAGCATTTTCTAATTTTGCATCCATGGAAAAAGTTGCCTTCATCATCAATCCTTTTTCGGCAAAGAAAAATTATCAGCCGTTTCTCAATGAATTGAAAGCGAAGGTACAGAACCCTTTGTATTATATTTCAGAATCCATTCCCGGAACAGATGAATTTATCCGGACGCATTTCAACGATGTAGACATTTTCGTGGCTATCGGAGGGGACGGCACCATTTCAACTGTGGCAAGGAACATCATTCATACCGACAAGGTTCTGGCTATTTTTCCGGCCGGCTCCGGCAACGGTTTCTCCCACGAAACCCGGTTCAGCAAAAACCTGGACGAACTGCTGGAAAAGCTCAAAGTAAGAAACTCCAGGAAAATTGATACGTTTACTGTGAACGGACTGCTTTCCATCAACGTATCAGGAACCGGGTTCGACGGGAAAGTAGTAAAGGAGTTTGAAAAAACAACCCGCGGGTTCAAAAATTACATCAAAGTCTCCCTGAAAACATTTTTCAGGTATAAACCGATTAAGCTTAAATTTCTAAATGAGGAATATAAGCAGTATAACGGGAAATATCTGATGGTAAACATTGCCAATACCCGGCAGTTTGGCAACCACGCCTATATCGCGCCGCAGGCAAGCAAAAGCGATGGCCTGGTGGACATGGTGCTGGTGAAAAAATTCCCTTTGACCTACTCTGCACTTTTTGCCTTCAGGATGTTTACCAAAAAATTGAGAGAAGATAATTACATCACCTACCTGCCTGTTTCGGAAGCGGAATTTAAGGTAAATACCAAAAACTGGCACCTGGACGGGGAATTCAATAAAATAAAATCACCCGTTCATATCAAAGTCCAGCCTTCAAGCCTGAGTATTTTAGTGTAG